A portion of the Babylonia areolata isolate BAREFJ2019XMU chromosome 4, ASM4173473v1, whole genome shotgun sequence genome contains these proteins:
- the LOC143281190 gene encoding glutaminyl-peptide cyclotransferase-like, translating to MRWEKIVTSICLLVFLTAHTHGKTKSQGKTLRWISKLEALRYLTAQMSDMVGFKREELNPLLTERISGTPEIVKVKEHIMGRMQKLGWKVEEDSFEKDTPFGRKNFSNVIATQDPSRPRRTIVACHYDSKDFKTKQKMTFVGAVDSAVPCAIMLETAKQLDCLLKKGPKEKSSVSDLTLQFVFFDGEEAFETWTSTDSLYGARHLADKWEKTSQLSSIRELILLDLIGAQETHFISHFEATASLFENLMKIEKHLRKNGMLSEGHKRTIFDSARSRGGGVEDDHVPFLQRGVDVLHLISTPFPRVWHKKEDDGDHLDFDLIDNFSRMFRVFISNLLHLTPEKIDCRKE from the exons ATGCGGTGGGAGAAAATCGTGACGAGTATTTGTTTGCTCGTCTTTCTCACAGCGCACACCCATGGGAAAACG AAATCTCAGGGGAAGACGTTGCGATGGATCTCCAAGCTGGAAGCACTGCGTTACTTGACAGCACAGATGTCAGACATGGTTGGGTTTAAACGAGAGGAACTGAACCCCTTGTTGACTGAGCGCATCTCTGGCACTCCAGAGATTGTCAAAGTGAAGGAG CACATTATGGGGCGTATGCAAAAACTGGGCTGGAAGGTGGAAGAAGACAGCTTTGAAAAGGACACCCCCTTCGGACGTAAAAACTTCTCCAACGTCATTGCCACCCAAGACCCCAGTCGGCCACGACGCACCATTGTAGCCTGCCATTACGACTCCAAAGACTTCAAGACCAAACAGAAAATGACGTTTGTGGGGGCGGTGGACTCAGCAGTGCCGTGTGCCATCATGTTGGAAACTGCCAAGCAGCTGGACTGTTTGCTGAAAAAGGGACCAAAGGAGAAGAGCTCC gTATCAGATCTGACCCTGCAGTTTGTGTTCTTTGATGGGGAAGAAGCCTTTGAGACCTGGACGAGCACTGATTCTCTTTATGGAGCTCGCCATCTGGCTGACAAGTGGGAGAAAACTTCACAGCTGTCCTCTATC AGAGAGCTGATTCTGCTGGACCTGATAGGGGCACAAGAAACCCACTTCATCAGTCACTTTGAAGCTACAGCCTCCCTGTTTGAGAATCTTATGAAAATTG AAAAGCATCTGCGCAAGAACGGCATGCTGTCGGAGGGCCACAAGAGGACCATCTTTGACAGTGCCAGGTCCAGGGGAGGAGGTGTTGAGGACGATCATGTTCCTTTCCTGCagagag GTGTTGATGTGCTTCATCTGATCTCCACTCCGTTCCCCCGTGTGTGGCACAAGAAGGAGGATGACGGGGATCACTTGGACTTTGACCTCATCGACAACTTCAGCCGCATGTTCCGCGTCTTCATCTCCAACCTCCTGCACCTGACCCCTGAGAAGATTGACTGTCGTAAAGAATAG